Below is a genomic region from Neovison vison isolate M4711 chromosome 9, ASM_NN_V1, whole genome shotgun sequence.
TCCAAGGAGCAGGTGAGGCCTCTGTGCAGAAGAGGTGGAAGATCTTCTGCTTCATCACATAGATGACAGAGAGGGCTTGAGCCTTCTGCAGCTGCTTGCTGTGAAATACCTTCTTGGTAAAGGCAAAGTCATTTATGTACTTGTCACAAGAGATAAGGGAGATTCTCTTCATTTGTCTCAGGAGCATCAGGGCCCTCCAGTTCAGCACGCTGTGGTCCCGAGGCAGGTCACATCCCAGAGAGCCGAGGGAGTGGCAGCTGAGCACCACCAGGGCCACCAAGGAGGAGCAGGGCAGGGCCATGGGGGATCCTACAGATGCTGTTGGCCTGGCTGGGGTGGGCACGTCTGGGACCCGTGGCTCTAGCTTCTCTGAACATCTTCTCTTGTGCATGTGACTTAAGTAGGGGACGCAGGAGTTTTCAATTTCTGAACGTTTCCCttactttctatttctcttttggcTATCCTTTCTTCATCTTCTACTGGTTTAGAGCACAGTTTCCTAActctatatacatatttttcatgatttcccttgcctccagagtcTCCTCTGATGTTTTTTAATTGAACCTTCCAGagaaattaataatacagtattaaTTAATGTATACAGTATTAATGTATAGTATTTATACAGTTATGTACGGTACTTATATCTGAGCTTTGTACATACAAAAGAAAGTGTCAAGTTACTCTTTTTATTCTTAACTCAATGCAGGGTTAAGAATGACTAATAATTTTAAGCTTAGAGTCAAATTTTAAAGCTATTGATGTTTAACAGTATAATTAAATTTGATGAGTGACCtataatatatttacttatataatttGTAATTTATATAGCACACATGCAAGTTAACAATTTCTACAAAGACATAATAattaattcatatatttaaatatttaaaccatTCCAAGTTCCTAACAGCATTTGAAAACTTAAATTATTTAGTTACACATTTTTAGTGTACTGAATTTGAATGTTCCCTCagctgagaaaataaattgtaaCTTCACATGCTACTAGTTACCTATCaaggtattttcaaaatatattttctgtttagcTCTATCTATAATTACTGATGTACTGAATACATTTTGTAGAATTCAGTAATAAATTGTAATCAATTTGTATTTAATTCCAAAAGACCACATCACATCAAGGCTCAGATAGAAAAAAACATCCGCAAGACAGCCAATGGCAGCTCCCAAGTAAGCAAAGACCACCTGTCCCAGTGTGCCCTTGAGATCCAGAGAAAGTCCTCCAGTCAGAGCAACATGTTAGCCCCAGGTCTGTTGCACTCCCTGCAGACATTTCATGTATCTTCCACAAATTCCATGTCCATGCTTCTTGTGTGATACCCAAGAAAACCCAATGAGAGGATAAAAATACTAAGGAAGCAGGTTTTGTTAGACTGTTCCAAGTTTGAGCTTTGAGAGCCACAGACCACTGTGATATTGAAGATTTGTTCACAGTCCTAAGAACTACCTGTTACACCCTTGGAAGAACTATTCTGTCTGGTGGGGGAATGTTGATTTCAAGGAGCACTATGCAAATACAGAACCAGGGAACCTGCGAAAAGTTTTGCTATCTTGTACTCAGTTTTGCTATGAAACTAACTGCTTTTTAGAAAATATCCCTcttgtagggatgcctgggtggtcagtCGATGAAGCTTACATCTcctggtttaggctcaggtcaggatcttctGGCTCAAAGGATCCACCCCTGCCTGGAGTCCCAAgtggggttccacactcagtagggagtcagcttgaaaattcctttcctctgcccctctcctctatACCACATGCTGTctttgtctctctaaaataactcaatttggggcacctgggtgtctcagctgatGACACGTCTGCCttcgtcttgggtcatgatcccagggtcctgggatagagttccacatccagctccctgctcactggggagtctgcttctccctctccctctacccatcctccaggctcttgctctctctctctctctctctcagtctctatcacgctctccctctcaaataaataaataaataaataaataaataaataaatacaatcttttttaaaaaaccacttgtttaagaaaacaaaataattaaatcttatttatttaaaaactctgttttctaaaaaacatataaaagctAGTGAAAGTGGCTTATTACACTGAAAGAGTCCGTTCTTTCCTTGTTAGAGCAtttttgtttgattatttttCACCTCTGGAGAAAAATGACCTTCCAGGGATAGTTATatgcagagagcacaagcaggtctCCAGACTTGGTCACTGTCTTAGTCCATCTTGGGTAGGAGGTAACACTCTTCCTTTGCAAATAATTTGACAGGCCACAGAATAAAATAATCCTGCTTTCTATTTTGATTTAACTATAGCCACTGTTACATCACTGTATCAGGGACATTCCCTCATATCCAGAAATAGTCACCacgagaaaaagaagagaacaagGCCTCTTCTAGAAGAGTTTTCAAAAAGTCTAAAACTTTCACACAAGTCTTGGTTTTCGTTAGTGGCTTTGTACTTGGGAGTAAAAGTATcagacagaaaccacaagagaatctatttattttaagattttgtttacttacttaacagagggagagagaaagagaacacaaaaaggGAGggtggcaaagggagaaacagtctccatGCTGAGAAGGAGTCAGAccccaggctcaatcccagaaccctggggtcatgagctgagccaaaggcagatgctaaaacAGCTGAGCTACGAAGGTGCCCCAAGAGAatcaattttaaattcttttctattCCATACTCTCTTCCCTTGTAACCACTTACAATCCTGGACTTTAATTTGATAGACTTGCTTGCAAATGGCaagcaatatattttatatattctaaggaatatgtattttatatatatattttttctaaagaatattttttctaagtATATTTTCTAAAGAATATTTGCACTGGATGTCTACCAGTCAACTGTGGTAGATATctactgcttttgtttttccagagTCTGCTGAGAGATTCCATTTCCTCCCTTTTGTCcttaccccatttaaaataactgATATTAAATGAGATTATTGCTTGTAAGTTGGTTTTTCTACAGAACTCAACAATACAGGCAAAGGATTGGATTTGTtatatctccctctgccctgaccACAATATGTACAGTGGCTTGgagaaagtctatttttttttttacttaaaatgtgaATAATGTAATAATGAGTGAGTTGTACAATTCATTTTTCATCAGATGATCATCAAAATTGATTCCTTTCACTAAGAAATAGATATAATACTCGTTCTACAGAAAATGACTTAGCCATCAGACACCAGCTCCCTGCCGCTTTCATAGTCCGCATAAACCCGGCCTTTCCACCGCCCTTCCGGCTGAGCGGCTGTGGGGCGCTTTCGCTCCGGGCATTTTCAGCCAGGAGGGCGCAATCTGCCAACGGGATGATGAGACAATGTGACGAGACATGGGACGATGGGGCTCTGGGAAGATTGGATTGAGGTGACGGGACTAAGGAACAATGGGGCAAAGGGACAGGGGGCAATGTGTGATGGGATATGGCACAAATGGGTGATTGGATGATGGGACAAAGGGACGGTGGGACAGTGGGAAGATGGGATCATGGGGAGATGAAATGATGGCTCCTCTGGGCGATGGGGAAATAGGGCAACGGGGCAATGGAGACAATGGGAGGTTGGGTCAGGTTGGAGGATAGGATGCACCTGGACCATAGGGAGGACACATTCCACAGAGCCAGTCGCCTGCCACCATCATCTGGAAGGAAGTCATGTGCCCACAATGTGCTATCCTGACTTGTAGACCGATTTGTCTGAAGGACAGTAGGGCAGCCAGGGGAACAGGATTGCAGCCTGCAAATGAGGAATATCAACACTCGTACAGCATTGCAGTCCACTTGATCAGCATGAAATATTTCACAATACGTATTAGATTAAAATGttagacaaaatattaaaatattttcatattaaaaatattccaacTCAGAATATTTTAGGCACCTTTTTCAATGGaagtgaaacattttatttacaccAAAACAACAATAGAATAACTTTTCTTTCCTACATTTGATGAAAGTTAAGTCAATCGTGCATTCCATATTTCTCCCTTACTTGTTTGCAGTGGACAGGACTACAGGTTGGACAATTTCTCGCCACTCTATGACAATCTAAAATATAATTGGTATTAAACTTCTGGTTACTGAGCAGTCTTTCACattcaaaatattcaaattaaaaattcatacaaATACACACCAATTATAGTAAAGGAAGAACATCCTTATACATCTTTCACAATGGctaaaaataattggaaatctAAATTATTTCCTTAACATGTCTACTTAGATATTAACTTTCCATTTTGCTTCATCTCAGAAAATAGTTTTAAACTTCACTAGCTGCTAGACATTCACCTAGCTagtgtcaacatttttttttccacttcagcAGTTAACATAATTATAATGGGCTGAGTCACTTTAtctccaaaaataataaaatggaaaccaTTTGCATTTAACTCCTAAAGCCCGGGTGACACATAAGCAACATCCACAGACAACCAATGGCAGGTCAACGGGGCAATGAAGGGACAGGACAATAGGCAGTGGGAAGATGGGAAGCTGGCATGATTGGGGGATGTGGAGGGACAATGGGAGGATCAGATACAGGGTGGGAAATGGGACCCCGGGGAGGTGGGGGCATGGGGCGACAGGTAATGGGACACTGGAGCAACAGAATGATGGGATGATGGGACATTGGGGTGATGGGGCACCAGGGCATGGGTGATGAGGAGACTTGATGATGGGGCAACTGGAGGGTGGGTCCATGGGGAAGGGACAGCAGGATGATAGGGATTTGAGACAGTGGGGCATTGTGGGGACTGGCTGAAAGGATGACAGGACAATGGGGCTATGACATGATGGGGTGATGGGACGATGGGGTGATGAGGCAACACCATGCCAGGAGGATGGGGCGACAGGGCCAAGGCACAAGGGTTGATGGAAGAATGAGGAGTTGAGGGGATGATGGCCAATGGGTTGATGTGACAAGGCGAAGAGAGACCAGATGACAGGCCTTGCCTGGACGGCAGGGAGGACACAGTGGACAGAGCCACGCACAGCCAGCCTAGCCTCCTGCGCGTCGTCGCTGAAAGGAAGTTGTGTATCCACCCCACACTGAGGCCAGTTTGCTGGCGAGACAGTGGGGGACCCGGCAGGACAGGATTGCAGACTGCAGAGGAGGAACCTGAAGACTCCAACAGCGTTCCAGTCAACTTGGTCCACATGACATATTAGACAGCAGATATTAAGTgaaaatgtaaaacatgaaacCTCAAAACTTCTCATATTGAAAATATTCAAGCTCATAGTAGTGTTGTCAACTACTTCAACTGAATTGAAGGTCTGTTTTATTTACATCGAAACAACAGTTGAGGGACAGCTCAGTGactgtctgttaagcatctgccttcagctcaggtcaggatcccagggtcctgggatggaaccccacacagggctcccttctcagtggggagcctgcttctccctctcctgctgccactTTGtgctctgcttgtgcgctctctctctctctctctctctctctctctgacaaacaacagaaatcttgaaaaaataacaaTCATTGAATATGACTTTTCTACCATTGATGAAAACGAACTCGATGATCTCTTGAAGattacttctttccttcttttcagttGAACGATCTGTATCTTTGACAATGCTTGGGTCTCTGTGACAAtgttaaacaatatttatttaacttctgaTTAAATAGTTCTGAACTAGTTGGGACGTTGAGTCTGTATATGCAGAGAGGAGTGTGGCACCTAGTAAAGAATTTTGAGGAACATCAAAATGCCCCCAATGTGAGAGGGAGTATCACtaaaagacagagaggaggagcagcagaaaaGCAGAAGATAGTTGGAGGTCAGCCTTGGACATGGACAATGTGCTCAGAAGGGTCAGATGTTTATGAAATATCAGCCAAGGGGACTGACAGCTATCTCTGACCTCAGTAAGGTGTAGTTTCTTAGAAACCTTGGCTGAGGAGTTTCAGGAGAACTGAGAGGCTGAAGCCACATTCTGGTGAATGCAGGAAGACCTGATGTGAAGTAGGAACAGACAGGACAGAGAACGTCAAAACGTTTGGTTATGAACAGAATGACAGAAGCAAGATAAAGCCTATggtggttgtaggactgaggaTAAAGAAGATTGAAAATTCAGCACATTTGATGTTCAGTTCTTTTGAAGGGAATAAGGAAATGTGGGACTGAAGAGAGACAGTCCCTGGTTAGTCCTAAGCATCTTGCTAGAATCTTCTGTACTTACGCATCAAGGGAATCTCTCCCCAAAGCTAAGTCTTCTGGAATGGTCCCTCTGTTTGGTGTCACAGAGGTTTTGCACCAGGGGGCAGTGCACCAGAGGCCTGGGATGAGGAAGAGGGATGCTCTTTCACAAAGAGATGGAAGGTGTACATGTGAGTATGCAAATAGGAATGCACACAGGCCGAACTTCCATTTCTCAAGCAGATCAGCTTTATGGAAGCACTTTCGTCAGTGTTAAAGATGTTAAAAATTGGCTGAATGCACAGTTTAAATAAACTTTGAACCCTTTTTAAAAGTACCGAAATGGATCatcttctgaatattttaaaaatacaactgttTGGCATGGGGAAAACGGAATTTTCCCAGTCATGTCAATAAGGACTTTTGTGTAATTGGGGGCTAGGAGTTCATATTTACCCCATGAATTAGTCAAGTCCGACAGCAAATTAGGATATATTTTTCCTTGATACCTATCACAGTGACATGTTGAGTAAGTCTTTATATGCATAAACATTTATCATAATTGTAAACATAAAGAAACACCTTGTGCTAAAAAATAGATCTTTAGATAAGCATCTAAAAATCAAAAAGTATAAAGTGTAAAATCATAAAacgtttaaaattttaataagtcTGGATTCACCAGTAAATCCTTTCTTTCTGAGCTGATACATTCACTGTGGATTTACTAAGAAACCAtgcaaaataggggcgcctgggtggctcagtgggttaaagcctctgccttcagctcaggtcatgatcccagggtcctgggatagagcacctcattgggctctctgctcagcagagagcctgcttcctccgcccccgccttttctctctctctgcttgcctctctgcctacctggatctctgtctgtcaaataaataaataaataaataaataaataaatctttaaaagaaaaagaaagaaagaaagaaagaaacaatgcaAAATAGCCTACTGCTTTGAGAATATTTTCCCATGGGCAGATAACATTGAAAAGATATCATATCCTCCTGCTGCCCTTtcaagaaaagcaggaaaataaataaaataattttggccCTGGAATCAAGtcagtttttcttcttcattagcAAGTTGACAGGAAAATTCAGGAATTAGGGAAAAGGTTTTTGACCCTGGAGATACTGAAAGTCATTGATGGTCCCTGGTACATGATATCCAGCAAGTGGCTAATTTCACTGCCCTCCTTCTTACTGGTTAGTGAATAAAGGAATGGTTGGTGCAAATATTTAGAGCAGGCCATGGTTAGTGAACAACTGGTATGGCCTCCAACATTTTTTCAAAAcctgaagaataaaaattattttaaagttgtatttGAGACGATCTGCTTAGGGCGGGGTTGGGGAACCAAACACCAGCATCCAGCATTAACTTCTGGTTCCCGAGCAGACTTCCTGGCAGCCTACtttttgctgtttcctttctcATTATTCCCATTCTCATTATTACTCAAGCCTTTTAGACCGGCCATCATTCCCCTTCTTTCTTGGATTCAGCATCTACCTTTTCCCCTGTGAGCACAGATATCAggtcttttttaaatgaaagttaaatAGTTATACATGAGTGCTTCATCTCTGTCAGTATGATTTGAACTAGAAATATGTAGGCTCAATCTCAACTAGTATGTTGGCAGTGCTAAGTGAGTGATGCCCCCAGTCTTAGTTCAGGCTGCTTAACTACCAAAGACTGTgtcttataaacaacaaaaatgtatttgtcaggatcctggaggctgGCAGTCTAAGATCGGGGTGTCAGCTTGTTCAGCTCTGGATTGCAGATGGTTAACTTCTCTTTGCAGCCTCACCTGGTAGAGAGCAGACAGAAGAAACAAACTATCTTGCGACTCATAAAAGCATTGA
It encodes:
- the LOC122916930 gene encoding interferon alpha-3-like, giving the protein MALPCSSLVALVVLSCHSLGSLGCDLPRDHSVLNWRALMLLRQMKRISLISCDKYINDFAFTKKVFHSKQLQKAQALSVIYVMKQKIFHLFCTEASPAPWNTTLLEELCSGIYQQVNDLQACLMQEAGVEEMALVNGDSILRNYFQKISLYLQEKQYSLCAWEMV